Genomic DNA from uncultured Erythrobacter sp.:
ACGCTGTATGGCGAGGCCTACTACGAGAGCGTCGATCTGGTCGACGCCTATCACGAGCAGACGATCATCGCGCACGAGCTTAATGGCGAACCTCTACCAGAAAAGAACGGTGCACCTTTGCGCATGCGCATTGAGCGGCAGCTGGGCTACAAGCACGCGAAATACCTAACCGCGATCGAAGCGGTCGCCAGCTTTGACGATATCGGCAAAGGAAAAGGCGGCTTCTGGGAGGACGAGTACGATTATCAGTGGTATGCTGGCATCTGACTTCTAGGCTGGCGGATACTTCCGGTTCATCGCATCCCAGCAAATGCCGACAATCTCTTCGAGCACAGTCAAATCGATATCTGCGAGCTTGTTCACATAGACGCAGCTCGCCCCGGTCTTGTGCTTGCCCATCTTTTCGAGCAGCGCATCAACTTTCTTACCGGTTGCTTCGTCGCAATAGCGCCCCATCAGATAGAGCGAGTGTTTGGCTTTGCGCGGACTGAATCCCGACCGTGTGCTGTCGCCCTCGCGCCCACTCTCGTATTTGTAGTGGTAGCTGCCATAGCCGATGATCGTTGGCCCCCACATGCGAGGCACTTCGCCAGTCACCTTTCGGAACAGAGCATCTAGAACTTTCGCATCCTCCCGCTTCGATTCGGGTTCGACGGCTGCGATGAATTCCTCCACCGATGCGTCAGTCTGCTGTGTTTTCGCCTCTGCCATGTCCTTGAGTTTAGCCAATCATTGACAGGGGGCAAGCCCGCGTCATTGTGCGTCTCGGGGTCTGAAAAAAGCACAGGAATTTCATGAGCAAAACTCTACTTGATCGATTCTTGACCCGCGGCGTCAAGCACGGCCGCCTTGGCGTTGTGTTTGCAGATGGCAGCGCAAAGACCTTTGGCGAGCCTGCAGAGGGCTTTCCCGAGATCGTTCTTCGCTTCGCTGACGATGCAGTAGCCCGCGATATCATCACGGACCCACGACTCGGCGCAGCCGAAGCGTTCATGGATGGTCGTCTCATCATTGAAGAAGGCGACGTGATGGGTCTCGTCACCCTGCTCCGCGCCAACAATTCATGGGACAAGGGCGGCGATATCGGACCGCCGAAACTTCTGCGGCGTATCGTCAATCGCGCGACCTGGGCAGCGGAGAAGGTCAACAACCGCATCAGTTCCAAAAACAACGTCGCGCACCACTACGACATCGGCAACGATTTCTACGCGCTGATGCTCGATGAAGAGCACTGGCAATATAGCTGTGCCTATTGGCCCGAAGGCGTTGAAACGCTTGGCGAAGCGCAGACAGCCAAGCTCGCTCACATCGCCGCAAAGCTTGCAATCAATCCAGGCCAGAAGGTGCTCGATATCGGCTGCGGCTGGGGCGGCATGTCGATCTTCCTCGCCAAGCATTACGACGTTGAAGTCACTGGAATCACACTCTCCGAAGAGCAGATCGAGCTCGCGAAGCAGCGGGTGAAGGACGCAGGCGTTGCAGACCGCGTGAGCATCGAACTGGTCGACTACCGCGACTTCGCCGCCGCCGGACGCAAGTTCGACCGCATCGTATCGGTCGGTATGTTCGAGCATGTCGGTCAGCCGCAATTCGACGACTTCTTTCAGGCATGCGCCAACCTGCTGACCGACGACGGTACGATGCTGCTGCACACGATCGGCCGAATGGGATCGCCAGGATCGACCGACGCGTTCACGCGCAAGTACATATTCCCCGGCGGCTACATTCCGGCGCTGTCAGAGACTGTTGCAGCTTCTGAGAAATTTCGCTTGATCGCCACCGATGTCGAGACGCTGCGGCTCCACTACGGCAAGACCCTGCGCTGCTGGTACGCCAACTGCATGGCAAACAAAGATGCCATGGTCGCGATGTATGATGAGCGGTTCTTCCGAATGTGGACGTTCTATCTGGCCGGCGCTGCAACCGTCTTTGAATATGGCAGCATGTGCAATTACCAGATCCAGTATGCCCGCAACCGCCACGCGCTCCCCATTACGCGCGGCTATATTGAGGCTGAGGAAAAGCGGCTGCTCAAGGCTGCTGGCTAGCTTCGGCGGCCTTGGTTTCGGCGCTGGGACGGTAGACCGGCCCGAAACCAAGCAAAGCCGCACCGGCGAGCGGCAAAGCAATCACCCACCACCGGATGCCCGATATGCTGCTCGGGCTGGCAATCGTGACCGCTGCGGTTGCGCCGAGGCCGATGCAGATCATCAGAACGCCGAACACGGCCCTGACCTTCGGGACGGTACGCCCGCCTCTGATCGGGCCAAAGCTGCGCTCGTGGCGCGCGAAGATGACGATCATTGGTAAAAGGGCCAGGATGTAGATGCCCAGCCATAGCGGACGGGTTGCCCACCACTCTGCGGTGCCCGGGACCGAGTCCAAACCAGCCCCGCCTAAAGCGAGCCAGGCGATCGTCATCACCAGTACGAACGCCGTCAGGTGCCAGAGATAAACGGTCATGATCATGCCGTTCATCAGCACCGTGGCGGTCCAGATGCCGGTATTGTCCAGCACCTTGCGGCCCATCGGTTCGAGCGTAAGCACCAGCCCGACTTGCGCGACGCCCAGTGCGAACAACGCTAATGTCGGCGGCAGCGAATTGGAGAAGCCGCCCGGCGCGGACACCATCGAGACCGGGTAGAATCCATAAACGGTGATTGCGATCAAGATGCCCAGGCCGAAAACGAACGTCGCGAATGCCAGCAGACGCTTGTCGAACCGACCCTCTCGCCACGCAAAACCGAGCTGGTGGATCGCTAGAAACACCCACAGGAAGTTGGTGAAATTGATGTAGGGTACGCCAGCAGAGAAGGTCAGCCAGTCGGTCAGCACCGCCAGCGGAATGTAGATCGCAAAGCTGAGCCAGCCGAATCGCTCCCACGCCTTACGAGTCAAAGGGGTGCACGCGGTCACCAACAGGTACACAGCGAGAAACCACACGGGGATCAGCGCTGCCTCGGTTGCCATGCGGATCTGCTCGCGATCAAGACCAACCTGCGTCATGATCACGGCCAGCCCTGCCCAAAGCAGCAGAACCGGGAATGTTGGTGTAATCAGTCGCTGCACCCTGCTCGCAAGCCAATCGCGATACACGCCGGTCTGTCCCGGCTCAGCCTTTCGCAAGGTCGCGCCCCAACTCACTCCGTTGGAATAGCCTCCGACCAGGAAGAAGACGGGCATCACCTGAAAGCCCCAAGTCAACCAATGGGTCCAGCTGGCAACAGTCAACAGATCGCCGCGCTGCAACGCGCCTGCTTCGTCAACGTAGAGACCTGCCATCAGCCAGTGACCAAAGACGACAGCGAGAATCGACACTGCGCGCAGGAAATCGACCCAGCGATTGCGCTCTGGCGGGGCCATCTCGGCCAACTCGCGCGCCTTACTCCACATGGTAAGCATTCGATCCCTCCTGCCCGCTAATGCCCTGAAATGTTGGTGCTGCAGGCGAACATGGCAAGCAATTACGCCGAATTGCTGTCGAAATCGTTGCTGTTGCACACCGCTCCTGCTAGCCGCGCCGCGACTGTAAGGAAGCACCCAATGTCCGATATCAAAAAAGTCGTTCTCGCCTATTCCGGCGGCCTCGATACCTCCGTGATCGCGAAATGGCTCAGTGTTGAGCGCGGGCTGGAAGTCGTGACGTTCACCGCCGATCTTGGACAAGGCGAAGAGATCGAACCGGCGCGCGACAAGGCCCGGGCGATGGGCATTCCCGACGAGCACATCTTCATCGAAGACCTGCGAGAGGAATTCGTGCGCGACTATGTCTTCCCGATGATGCGGGCGAACGCTCGATACGAAGGCGACTATCTGCTCGGCACTTCTATTGCGCGCCCGCTGATCTCCAAGCGTCTAGTCGAGATTGCGCATGAAACCGGCGCTGACGCGATCGCTCATGGTGCCACCGGCAAAGGCAACGATCAGGTTCGCTTCGAACTCTCGGCCTATGCGCTCGATCCGACCATCGAGGTCATCGCCCCATGGCGCGAATGGGATCTGACGAGCCGCACTGCGCTGATCGCGTGGGCGGAGAAGCACCAGATCAAGGTTCCGACCGATAAGCGCGGCGAAAGCCCGTTCTCGACCGACGCCAACCTCTTGCACACATCGTCCGAAGGCAAAGTGCTTGAGGATCCGTGGGAAGAAACACCCGACTACGTCTATTCGCGCACCGACCATCCGGAGAGTGCTCCCGATACGCCAGAATACATCACCATCGACTTTGAACGCGGTGACGGTGTGGCGCTGAATGGCGAAACAATGAGCCCGGCGACACTCCTCACAGCCCTAAACGACCTCGGTCGCACGCACGGTATCGGCAGGCTCGATCTGGTCGAGAACCGCTTTGTCGGCATGAAGTCGCGCGGCATGTACGAAACACCCGGCGGTGAGATTTATGCCTGCGCGCATCGCGGGATCGAACAGATCACGCTCGATCGCGGCGCAGCGCATCTCAAGGATGAGCTGATGCCGAAATACGCGGAGCTGATCTATAACGGCTTCTGGTTCAGCCCCGAGCGCGAGATGTTGCAAGCGGCGATCGATCACAGCCAGGCCAAAGTGACCGGGACGGTTCGGCTGAAGCTCTACAAGGGCCTCGCCAGCGTGGTCGGGCGCAAGTCTGCGCTTTCACTCTACTCAGAGGCGCATGTGACTTTCGAAGACGATGCCGGTGCCTATGACCAGCACGATGCGGAAGGCTTCATCAAGCTCAACGCGCTGCGGCTCAAGCTTCTCGCTCAAAGAGATCGGAAGCGGGAACGATAAAGCGGGCTTCGAGTCTTATTGCCGTAGCATTTGCGTCCCATTGGCGTGGTGCGCAGCTCGCAGGCATCCTCAAACAGCCTCGCTGGCACCGCAAAAGCGGCATGTCGCCAAGCGATTTTCAACCTCAATATATCAAATGCGATGAACGGTTGAGTTGTCCACCGTCGTCCACAAGTGATCTGGGCAAAAGTGGATAAGTCGGCGTTGCAGACCTTGCGCGACTCGGTCTGCCGACGCAATCTCCACTTGTCTTCGGAACACGAAGGATTGAAAAAACAAAGCCGCAAGGTTCTGATTTTTCGGTGTTTTAAGTTTCAAGGATGCGATGGCGATTGTCCACGCGCACTTCGAGAGAAGGCATGACGAAGGTTTCGACTGGAAGCAAGTCAGCTCGTTTGAGAGGAACGCGAAGCGTAGCCATCGGAAAGACCACGGATCTGGTCAGCAATTGTAGGATGAAGGAGCTTCGGCTCAAGAAACCTGCGCTAAGGTTGCAGACCGCAAATGGTTCATGGTCTCAGCTCCGCCCAAGGGGCAGACCGTACGGAAAGGGCTTCGGCCTGGACTCAGCGGACTGTTCGCAAGTGAAGCTGGATGCCGGCGCGAGCGCCGGTGACAAACCCTGAAGCGCTTGCGTGGATGGATGAGACATCGGGTGCCAAGTGCGCACTGGAACAGCGAGATGGAAGGTTCGCCGGAAATCGCGCAGGGAAAGAGCGACCACGCGCTGGTGAGAGTGGGGTCGGCAGCAATGCCGGCCCCATTTGCTTTTAGCGAAGCTGAGCGTCCGTCGACAACTCACTTCCCCCAAGTCGACTCTGTAGAAGGCGCGCGCTCGGCTCGTCCCGTTTCGGGGGCGGATGGCGATGAACCGCTCCATTGGTCGGATGCTGAGAGGACCGCAAATTTGCGTTCTCGCCCCTTCAAGGCCTATATCGCTCCGCGATGAGAGGGGCAGATTCAACATGGCGCGCCATCCAAGGCGCGGGCGCACTGGTTGCGGTTGCAGCCATTATGCCCCTATCCGCGTCACAAGCTCGCCCGGACTCCCACGTTGTCGGTGACGTCGCCAGCGCCGTGCAAACAGCACCCGGCGATAGCGGTGCCACGTCTAGTTTTTCTGCGCAGTTCGAACCCTATTCTGGTCCACCGCGCCCAATCGAAGCGGCGCCCGGCGCGGTCGACCTGTCCGCATTCGATCCTCCGATTGAGAAGCCACCGGAACAGCAGGCAAATTTTGTGCGCTCGCTCGGCTCCGGTGTTGCCTCCTATTATGGGCGGCGCTTCCATGGACGCCGCACGGCCAATGGCGAGCGATTCAACATGCGCGCGATGACAGCCGCGCACCGTACCCTGCCCTTCGGCACCAAAGTCCGCGTCACCAACCCCCGCAATGGCCGCTCGGTCATAGTCCGAGTCAACGATCGCGGGCCCTTTATCCGAGGCCGCAGCATTGATCTGTCCCGCGCCGCTGCGGAGAAGATCGGGATGATCAGCCGCGGCCACGCGCGCGTCAAAATGGAAGTTGTCCGCTAGGCGACAGCCTGGCTCACCCTACTCCTCAACGCCCAACTGCCCCCGGATCGCGCCCGCTGGAAACGCTGCCGTGTGCACGTTGACGTAGTAGTCCGCCCGGTTCTTCGCCAAATCCTTTAGCAGCTCCGGATCGACCGCGACGCACACGTCCTCGCCATCCTCGCCGAGCAGCTCCAGCGTCACCACCGGCGGGCCGTTCTCGCCAGCCTTTGCCTTGTGAATATGCGCGGCGGCGAAATCGTCCAGCCCGTCCACTTCGAGCATGTAGCACATCTGCCCGGCCTTCATGTCCAACTCTGCCGAGAAGTCTCCGCTGGCATTGTCGCCAGCGCCTTCGTGGCCGACCTCCTGATTGCCGAACATCGATGTGCCGATAAAGGCGAGATCATCGCCCTGCGCCGTCGCAGCGCCCGCCGCCAACAGCGCTCCGCCTGCCAGCGCCAGCGCACCCATCCTGAATATGGTCATAAGTCCCTCTCCCATTTCCATGGGCCTCAGGACCGCCAGGGAGTTCGCGCATCACCGGCGGACCGGGCCCTAGAGCGCATAGACTAGTACCATCTGCCGAGTCGGAAAAGCCCCCTGCCCGGCGGCGCGAAATCGCGGGCGAAGTTGACACAATTGACACCGTGCTACCCACCGCATTCACGCATTTATCGCGATAAATCAGACACCTGATGCGAAAATGCGAAGTTGACACTTCT
This window encodes:
- a CDS encoding DUF1801 domain-containing protein; its protein translation is MAEAKTQQTDASVEEFIAAVEPESKREDAKVLDALFRKVTGEVPRMWGPTIIGYGSYHYKYESGREGDSTRSGFSPRKAKHSLYLMGRYCDEATGKKVDALLEKMGKHKTGASCVYVNKLADIDLTVLEEIVGICWDAMNRKYPPA
- a CDS encoding cyclopropane-fatty-acyl-phospholipid synthase family protein, encoding MSKTLLDRFLTRGVKHGRLGVVFADGSAKTFGEPAEGFPEIVLRFADDAVARDIITDPRLGAAEAFMDGRLIIEEGDVMGLVTLLRANNSWDKGGDIGPPKLLRRIVNRATWAAEKVNNRISSKNNVAHHYDIGNDFYALMLDEEHWQYSCAYWPEGVETLGEAQTAKLAHIAAKLAINPGQKVLDIGCGWGGMSIFLAKHYDVEVTGITLSEEQIELAKQRVKDAGVADRVSIELVDYRDFAAAGRKFDRIVSVGMFEHVGQPQFDDFFQACANLLTDDGTMLLHTIGRMGSPGSTDAFTRKYIFPGGYIPALSETVAASEKFRLIATDVETLRLHYGKTLRCWYANCMANKDAMVAMYDERFFRMWTFYLAGAATVFEYGSMCNYQIQYARNRHALPITRGYIEAEEKRLLKAAG
- a CDS encoding acyltransferase, with amino-acid sequence MLTMWSKARELAEMAPPERNRWVDFLRAVSILAVVFGHWLMAGLYVDEAGALQRGDLLTVASWTHWLTWGFQVMPVFFLVGGYSNGVSWGATLRKAEPGQTGVYRDWLASRVQRLITPTFPVLLLWAGLAVIMTQVGLDREQIRMATEAALIPVWFLAVYLLVTACTPLTRKAWERFGWLSFAIYIPLAVLTDWLTFSAGVPYINFTNFLWVFLAIHQLGFAWREGRFDKRLLAFATFVFGLGILIAITVYGFYPVSMVSAPGGFSNSLPPTLALFALGVAQVGLVLTLEPMGRKVLDNTGIWTATVLMNGMIMTVYLWHLTAFVLVMTIAWLALGGAGLDSVPGTAEWWATRPLWLGIYILALLPMIVIFARHERSFGPIRGGRTVPKVRAVFGVLMICIGLGATAAVTIASPSSISGIRWWVIALPLAGAALLGFGPVYRPSAETKAAEASQQP
- a CDS encoding argininosuccinate synthase, which encodes MSDIKKVVLAYSGGLDTSVIAKWLSVERGLEVVTFTADLGQGEEIEPARDKARAMGIPDEHIFIEDLREEFVRDYVFPMMRANARYEGDYLLGTSIARPLISKRLVEIAHETGADAIAHGATGKGNDQVRFELSAYALDPTIEVIAPWREWDLTSRTALIAWAEKHQIKVPTDKRGESPFSTDANLLHTSSEGKVLEDPWEETPDYVYSRTDHPESAPDTPEYITIDFERGDGVALNGETMSPATLLTALNDLGRTHGIGRLDLVENRFVGMKSRGMYETPGGEIYACAHRGIEQITLDRGAAHLKDELMPKYAELIYNGFWFSPEREMLQAAIDHSQAKVTGTVRLKLYKGLASVVGRKSALSLYSEAHVTFEDDAGAYDQHDAEGFIKLNALRLKLLAQRDRKRER
- a CDS encoding septal ring lytic transglycosylase RlpA family protein, whose translation is MRGADSTWRAIQGAGALVAVAAIMPLSASQARPDSHVVGDVASAVQTAPGDSGATSSFSAQFEPYSGPPRPIEAAPGAVDLSAFDPPIEKPPEQQANFVRSLGSGVASYYGRRFHGRRTANGERFNMRAMTAAHRTLPFGTKVRVTNPRNGRSVIVRVNDRGPFIRGRSIDLSRAAAEKIGMISRGHARVKMEVVR
- a CDS encoding CHRD domain-containing protein: MTIFRMGALALAGGALLAAGAATAQGDDLAFIGTSMFGNQEVGHEGAGDNASGDFSAELDMKAGQMCYMLEVDGLDDFAAAHIHKAKAGENGPPVVTLELLGEDGEDVCVAVDPELLKDLAKNRADYYVNVHTAAFPAGAIRGQLGVEE